One window of the Methylovirgula sp. HY1 genome contains the following:
- the gpt gene encoding xanthine phosphoribosyltransferase: protein MSVGASDKAFHVSWDQFHRDARALAWRLAEIGPFTAIVAITRGGLVPAAIIARELDLRIVESICVASYDADNRQGKLEILKPVAAAIAQAEGGKTLVIDDLVDTGATARIVRTLLPKAHFAAVYAKPLGRPYVDTFMTEVSQDTWIYFPWDLGLAFQAPIATGR, encoded by the coding sequence ATGAGCGTCGGGGCGAGCGATAAGGCCTTTCACGTGTCCTGGGATCAGTTTCACCGCGATGCCCGCGCGCTCGCTTGGCGTCTCGCCGAAATTGGACCCTTTACGGCGATCGTCGCGATCACCCGCGGTGGCCTCGTCCCAGCGGCGATCATCGCCCGCGAGCTCGATCTGCGCATCGTCGAATCCATCTGCGTTGCGAGTTACGACGCCGATAATCGGCAGGGCAAGCTCGAGATTTTGAAGCCGGTCGCGGCGGCGATCGCGCAGGCCGAAGGCGGCAAAACTCTCGTCATCGATGATCTGGTCGACACGGGCGCGACGGCGCGAATCGTCCGAACGCTCCTGCCCAAGGCACATTTCGCCGCCGTCTATGCCAAGCCGCTCGGCCGTCCTTATGTCGATACGTTCATGACCGAAGTTTCACAGGACACGTGGATCTATTTCCCCTGGGATCTCGGGCTCGCCTTTCAGGCGCCGATTGCCACGGGGCGATAG
- a CDS encoding molybdopterin-binding protein — protein MTEVKSVTAALLVIGDEILSGRTKDKNIGFVADYLTNIGIDLREVRIVPDSIDEIVAALNGLRARYTYVFTTGGIGPTHDDMTADAVATAFNVEISEDPRIISVLLQWVKPEDLNEARRRMARIPHGAELVENELSKVPGFWIGNVIVMAGVPAIMQAMLAAVGPKLEVGPRTVSLTITAGNVAEGTYAADLSAVANLHPDLGIGSYPSMADGRYNNEIVVRGKDAEKVAEAAAKIEAFLARLQAEKV, from the coding sequence ATGACCGAAGTCAAATCCGTGACCGCGGCGCTCCTCGTCATTGGTGACGAGATCTTGTCCGGTCGCACCAAGGACAAGAACATCGGCTTCGTCGCCGATTATCTCACCAATATCGGGATCGATCTGCGCGAGGTCCGTATCGTGCCCGATAGTATCGACGAGATCGTCGCGGCTCTTAACGGGCTGCGCGCTCGCTACACGTATGTCTTCACGACAGGCGGCATCGGGCCGACTCATGACGACATGACGGCGGATGCGGTCGCCACGGCCTTCAACGTCGAGATTTCCGAAGATCCGCGGATCATCTCGGTTCTTCTGCAATGGGTGAAGCCCGAGGATCTGAATGAAGCGCGCCGGCGCATGGCGCGGATTCCGCACGGCGCGGAACTGGTAGAGAATGAACTCTCGAAAGTGCCGGGCTTTTGGATCGGCAATGTGATTGTCATGGCTGGTGTGCCGGCGATCATGCAGGCGATGCTTGCCGCCGTCGGTCCCAAGCTCGAGGTTGGCCCCCGCACGGTGTCGTTGACCATTACCGCCGGCAATGTGGCGGAGGGAACTTATGCGGCGGATCTGAGCGCGGTCGCAAATCTGCATCCGGATCTTGGCATCGGCTCCTATCCGTCCATGGCCGATGGACGTTACAACAATGAGATCGTCGTGCGCGGCAAGGATGCCGAGAAAGTCGCCGAAGCCGCGGCGAAGATCGAAGCCTTTCTCGCGCGTCTGCAAGCGGAGAAAGTTTGA
- the gcvT gene encoding glycine cleavage system aminomethyltransferase GcvT, which yields MTDSPILSFADPTLAHTPLNGLHRKLGARMIPFAHYDMPVNYPTGILAEHLHTRAKAGLFDVSHMGQAILEGRNAALRLESLVPGDIQSLAPGRIRYTQFLNDKGNILDDLMVARLADGDARERLFLVVNADTKARDFGHIGARLPDLTLTVLSDRALVALQGPKAGAVLGRHLPSAATMPFMSWRREQTGDFDLFISRCGYTGEDGFEISVPSRQAASFAELLLADADVWPIGLGARDSLRLEAGLCLYGHDIDSTTNPIEAGLAWSISKRRSFEGGFPGDRQIWLTLQNGCARRLVGLLVEGKVPAREGAPITTLEERVIGRVTSGGFAPSLARPISMGYVETSHATPGTKLHLLVRGKALAAEVTTMPFVPHRYYRGP from the coding sequence ATGACCGACTCGCCAATTTTATCATTTGCCGACCCGACGCTCGCGCATACGCCGCTCAATGGCCTGCATCGAAAGCTCGGCGCGCGGATGATTCCCTTCGCCCACTATGACATGCCTGTAAATTATCCGACAGGCATCCTCGCCGAACATCTGCACACACGCGCAAAGGCCGGTCTCTTCGACGTCTCACATATGGGGCAAGCCATCCTCGAAGGTCGCAACGCGGCGCTTCGACTCGAATCGCTGGTGCCGGGCGACATCCAAAGCCTCGCGCCGGGGCGCATACGCTACACTCAGTTCCTGAATGATAAGGGCAATATCCTCGATGACCTCATGGTGGCCAGGCTCGCCGACGGAGACGCGCGGGAACGCCTGTTTCTCGTGGTCAATGCAGATACCAAGGCGCGGGATTTCGGGCACATTGGTGCCCGCCTCCCCGATCTGACGCTGACCGTTCTTTCCGATCGCGCCTTGGTCGCCTTGCAAGGCCCCAAGGCGGGTGCAGTGCTGGGCCGACATCTGCCGTCTGCCGCGACAATGCCCTTCATGTCATGGCGACGAGAGCAGACCGGTGATTTCGATCTTTTCATCTCGCGCTGCGGCTATACCGGCGAGGATGGATTTGAAATCTCGGTTCCAAGCCGGCAGGCGGCGTCTTTCGCCGAATTGCTTCTCGCTGATGCAGATGTTTGGCCTATTGGGCTCGGTGCGCGCGACTCGCTACGGCTCGAAGCCGGACTCTGCCTTTATGGCCACGATATCGATTCGACGACCAATCCGATCGAGGCGGGATTGGCCTGGTCGATCTCCAAGCGCCGCAGCTTCGAAGGCGGCTTTCCCGGCGATCGGCAAATCTGGCTGACGCTGCAGAATGGCTGCGCGCGTCGGCTTGTCGGGCTACTCGTCGAAGGCAAAGTACCGGCGCGCGAGGGCGCACCTATTACGACATTGGAAGAGCGCGTCATCGGCCGCGTGACCTCTGGCGGCTTCGCTCCGAGTCTCGCAAGACCGATTTCCATGGGCTATGTCGAGACCTCACACGCTACGCCCGGAACGAAGCTTCATCTTCTGGTTCGCGGCAAAGCCCTTGCGGCGGAAGTGACCACCATGCCTTTCGTGCCGCATCGCTACTACAGGGGGCCTTGA
- the gcvH gene encoding glycine cleavage system protein GcvH — protein sequence MSTIHFTKEHEYVRIEGDTGTIGITDFAQGMLGDVVFVELPVIGKIFQRGDEAAVIESAKAASPIYTPVSGEIVEVNEALQDAPGVVNDDPLGKGWFVKIKLSNKGEIDTLMDEPVYDAFLKSLG from the coding sequence ATGTCGACGATACATTTCACCAAAGAGCACGAATACGTTCGCATCGAAGGAGACACCGGGACAATCGGCATCACCGATTTCGCTCAAGGCATGCTCGGCGATGTCGTCTTCGTGGAGTTGCCCGTCATCGGCAAGATTTTCCAGCGCGGCGACGAAGCGGCCGTCATCGAAAGCGCCAAAGCGGCAAGCCCAATCTATACGCCCGTGTCCGGTGAAATCGTCGAGGTCAACGAAGCATTGCAAGACGCGCCCGGCGTCGTCAACGACGATCCGCTCGGCAAAGGCTGGTTCGTAAAGATCAAGCTTTCGAACAAGGGCGAGATCGACACCCTGATGGATGAGCCGGTCTATGACGCCTTTCTGAAATCACTTGGCTAA
- the gcvPA gene encoding aminomethyl-transferring glycine dehydrogenase subunit GcvPA, which yields MRYLPLTQQDRSEMLARIGVAHIDQLFDDISIDKRLDALLDLPRGKSEMEVERLLSRLAAQNIPASTTPFFVGAGAYKHHVPASVDHLIQRSEFLTSYTPYQPEIAQGTLQTIFEFQTQVAALTGMDVANASMYDGSTATAEAVLMAHRLTKRRKAVLSGGLHPHYAEVVRTLSHMAGDEVVSLPPDVMARETLLDKIDRDLSCIVVQTPDVFGNLRDLSSLAAACHAQGVLLIAVFTEAVSLGLIKPPGEMGADIVVGEGQSIGNALSFGGPYVGLFATRANYVRQMPGRLCGETVDADGRRGFVLTLSTREQHIRRDKATSNICTNSGLCSLAFSIHLALLGESGLRRLAEVNHANAVQLADRLAAMKDVDVLNPTFFNEFTLKIPGDAAQAIEAMAAKGVLGGVPVSRLLPGHGLDELIIVANTEINTDEDRAAFVAALAEVL from the coding sequence ATGCGCTATCTTCCGCTCACGCAGCAGGATCGGTCTGAGATGCTGGCGCGCATTGGCGTTGCCCACATCGATCAACTCTTCGACGACATATCAATAGACAAACGGCTCGATGCCCTGCTCGATCTCCCGCGCGGCAAATCTGAGATGGAAGTCGAGCGTCTTTTGTCCCGCCTCGCCGCTCAAAATATCCCCGCAAGCACGACACCGTTCTTCGTGGGAGCTGGAGCCTATAAGCATCATGTCCCGGCAAGCGTCGACCATCTGATTCAGCGCTCTGAATTTCTGACGAGCTACACGCCCTACCAGCCCGAAATCGCACAAGGGACGCTGCAGACCATCTTCGAATTTCAGACGCAGGTCGCGGCTTTGACCGGCATGGATGTCGCCAACGCATCCATGTATGACGGCTCGACCGCAACCGCGGAAGCCGTGCTCATGGCGCACCGCCTGACGAAGCGCCGAAAAGCTGTGTTGTCCGGCGGATTGCATCCTCATTATGCCGAGGTGGTGCGCACGCTATCTCATATGGCCGGGGATGAAGTCGTGAGTCTGCCGCCCGATGTCATGGCGCGCGAAACTCTTTTGGACAAGATCGACAGGGATCTCTCATGCATCGTCGTGCAGACGCCGGACGTGTTCGGCAATCTGCGCGATCTGTCATCCCTAGCTGCCGCTTGCCATGCACAAGGGGTCCTGCTGATTGCGGTCTTCACGGAGGCGGTCTCACTCGGCCTCATCAAGCCACCGGGCGAGATGGGCGCCGACATCGTCGTCGGCGAAGGTCAGTCGATCGGCAATGCGTTGAGCTTCGGCGGGCCCTATGTCGGACTTTTCGCGACACGCGCGAACTATGTCCGGCAGATGCCGGGCCGGCTCTGCGGCGAAACGGTCGATGCGGACGGCCGCCGTGGCTTCGTGCTGACCTTGTCGACACGCGAGCAGCATATCCGGCGCGACAAGGCGACATCAAACATCTGCACCAATTCCGGGCTCTGCAGCCTTGCTTTCTCCATACACCTCGCTTTGCTCGGCGAGAGCGGTCTGCGGCGACTCGCGGAAGTCAATCACGCGAATGCCGTGCAGCTCGCGGACCGGCTTGCCGCGATGAAGGATGTGGACGTCCTCAACCCAACGTTCTTCAACGAATTCACTCTCAAGATTCCAGGCGATGCCGCACAGGCGATCGAAGCCATGGCGGCAAAAGGCGTGCTCGGGGGCGTGCCCGTGTCCCGCCTCCTTCCCGGCCATGGGCTCGACGAGCTCATCATCGTCGCCAATACAGAAATCAATACGGACGAGGACCGCGCCGCTTTTGTCGCGGCTCTCGCAGAGGTGCTTTGA
- the gcvPB gene encoding aminomethyl-transferring glycine dehydrogenase subunit GcvPB, with amino-acid sequence MMNRQTRPIDFDGIKMQERKTLTGNRALQMEEALIFEIGRPEVSGVDIEAPVPIQSRIGSLARKDPIGLPGLSEPECIRHYVRLSQKNYSIDAGLYPLGSCTMKHNPRLNERMARLPGFADVHPLQPQSTVPGALELMRELAHWLMTLTGMQAVALSPKAGAHGELCGMMAIKAAIESRGEAATRRIVLVPQSAHGTNPASASLIGFETRSVPARADGTVDPDAVRKLVGPEVAAIMLTNPNTCGLFEKDISEIAEILHDAGAYFYCDGANFNAIMGKVRPGDLGVDAMHINLHKTFSTPHGGGGPGAGPVVLSERLAPFAPLPYLAGEGADLHLVEHAEGDARAFGRITAFHGQMGMFVRALAYMLSHGADGLKQVSEDAVLNANYIRVSLDDLLSSPFGGRACMHEALFDDDWLKDTGLTTLDFAKAMIDEGYHPMTIYFPLVVHGAMLIEPTESESKASLDLFIATLRDLATAATSGELERFQEAPFLAPRRRLDETRAARKPILKWTKPLS; translated from the coding sequence ATGATGAACAGGCAAACTCGTCCGATCGACTTCGACGGCATCAAGATGCAGGAACGCAAGACCCTTACCGGCAACCGCGCGCTGCAAATGGAAGAAGCGCTGATCTTCGAGATCGGCCGTCCCGAGGTAAGCGGCGTCGATATCGAAGCACCGGTGCCGATCCAATCGCGGATCGGAAGCCTCGCGCGCAAGGATCCGATCGGCTTGCCCGGCCTCTCGGAACCGGAGTGCATCCGTCATTACGTGCGTCTCTCGCAGAAAAATTATTCGATCGACGCGGGCCTCTATCCGCTCGGCTCCTGCACGATGAAACATAATCCGCGCCTCAACGAGCGCATGGCAAGGCTGCCCGGCTTTGCCGATGTTCATCCCCTGCAGCCGCAATCGACCGTGCCGGGCGCGCTCGAATTGATGCGGGAACTCGCGCATTGGCTGATGACACTGACGGGCATGCAAGCCGTTGCGCTCTCGCCCAAGGCCGGCGCGCATGGCGAACTCTGCGGCATGATGGCAATCAAGGCAGCGATCGAATCGCGTGGCGAAGCCGCGACGCGGCGCATTGTCCTTGTCCCACAATCCGCGCATGGCACCAATCCAGCGTCGGCGAGTTTGATCGGCTTCGAGACGCGATCGGTTCCCGCGCGCGCCGATGGGACCGTCGATCCCGACGCGGTCAGAAAGCTTGTCGGGCCGGAGGTCGCGGCGATCATGCTGACCAATCCGAACACCTGCGGCCTGTTCGAAAAAGACATCTCGGAGATCGCCGAGATCCTGCATGACGCCGGCGCTTACTTTTATTGCGACGGCGCCAATTTCAACGCGATCATGGGCAAGGTGCGGCCGGGCGATCTCGGCGTCGATGCCATGCACATCAATCTCCACAAGACCTTTTCGACACCGCATGGCGGCGGCGGACCGGGCGCCGGACCCGTCGTTCTATCGGAGCGGCTCGCGCCCTTTGCGCCGCTTCCCTACCTCGCCGGCGAAGGCGCGGATCTCCATTTGGTCGAACATGCCGAAGGTGATGCGCGGGCTTTCGGCCGCATCACGGCCTTCCATGGCCAGATGGGCATGTTCGTGCGCGCCTTAGCCTATATGTTGTCGCATGGCGCGGACGGATTGAAACAAGTGTCCGAAGATGCCGTGCTGAACGCCAATTATATTCGGGTGAGCCTTGATGATCTTCTCTCGTCACCGTTCGGCGGGAGGGCATGCATGCATGAGGCTTTGTTCGACGACGATTGGCTGAAGGACACCGGCCTCACCACGCTCGATTTCGCCAAGGCGATGATCGACGAAGGCTATCATCCGATGACAATCTATTTTCCGCTTGTCGTGCATGGCGCGATGTTGATCGAGCCGACGGAATCGGAATCGAAAGCCTCGCTCGATCTCTTCATCGCGACCTTGCGCGATCTCGCCACCGCGGCAACGTCGGGCGAGCTGGAGCGCTTCCAAGAGGCTCCTTTTCTGGCGCCGCGCCGCCGCCTCGATGAGACGCGCGCCGCCCGCAAGCCGATTCTCAAATGGACGAAACCCCTCAGCTAG
- the modC gene encoding molybdenum ABC transporter ATP-binding protein, with amino-acid sequence MIDVALTHRFGNFSLDIAFKNGDGITALFGRSGSGKSTTIGLISGLQRPDTGHVILDDCVLTDVAARIFVPPHRRRIGLVFQDSHLFPHLDVRQNLRFGRWFAPRHERSVSFDAVVETLGIGHLLSRWPSRLSGGERQRVAIGRALLSCPRLLLFDEPFAALDLQRRLEILPLIENLRDEFKIPIVYVSHAIEEVARLAACVVVLENGRVKAIGAPETVLAETASATDDPRFGHSSVLNMRVGKADTAYGLTELLHPAGTIWLAGPAGPEGDKARIIVKATDVTLSKARPSQVSVQGTLAGKVEGVTFDGPFALVDIALEGDGKLFAMATRRASAELGLKLGDPVFALVKTVALDERTVARPALSSEPKPAS; translated from the coding sequence ATGATCGATGTCGCGCTCACCCACCGGTTCGGCAATTTCAGCTTGGACATCGCGTTTAAGAACGGCGACGGGATCACCGCGCTCTTCGGCCGCTCCGGCTCCGGAAAATCGACGACGATCGGTCTCATTTCCGGGCTCCAGCGGCCGGATACTGGGCATGTAATTCTCGACGATTGCGTGCTGACCGACGTCGCCGCGCGCATTTTCGTTCCGCCGCATCGCCGCCGCATCGGCCTCGTGTTTCAGGATTCGCATCTCTTCCCGCATCTCGATGTCAGGCAGAATTTGCGTTTTGGGCGCTGGTTCGCACCGCGCCATGAGCGCAGCGTCAGTTTCGATGCCGTTGTCGAAACTTTGGGCATTGGCCATTTGCTGTCACGCTGGCCGAGCCGGCTTTCCGGCGGCGAGCGCCAGCGCGTCGCCATCGGCCGCGCGCTTCTGTCGTGCCCACGCCTGCTTTTGTTCGACGAGCCTTTCGCGGCGCTCGATCTGCAGCGTCGGCTCGAAATTCTGCCGCTCATCGAAAATCTGCGCGACGAATTCAAAATCCCCATCGTCTATGTCTCGCATGCGATCGAGGAAGTGGCACGGCTCGCGGCTTGCGTGGTTGTCTTGGAGAATGGCAGGGTGAAGGCGATCGGCGCGCCGGAAACCGTTCTTGCCGAGACGGCGAGTGCGACCGATGATCCGCGCTTCGGTCATTCGAGCGTGCTCAATATGCGGGTCGGCAAGGCCGATACGGCCTATGGTCTCACGGAATTGCTGCATCCGGCCGGCACGATCTGGCTCGCCGGACCGGCTGGGCCGGAAGGCGACAAGGCGCGCATCATCGTCAAGGCGACGGACGTCACCTTGTCCAAGGCACGACCGAGCCAGGTGAGCGTGCAGGGGACGCTCGCCGGCAAGGTTGAGGGCGTCACATTCGACGGGCCTTTCGCCTTGGTCGATATCGCCTTGGAGGGCGACGGGAAGCTCTTTGCCATGGCGACCCGGCGCGCCAGCGCCGAGCTTGGCCTCAAGCTCGGTGATCCGGTCTTTGCGCTGGTGAAGACAGTGGCGCTCGACGAGCGCACTGTGGCGCGTCCGGCGCTCTCGAGCGAACCGAAACCGGCTAGCTGA
- the modB gene encoding molybdate ABC transporter permease subunit gives MDLSPAEWTAIFLTLKIAIVATLCTLPFGIFAAFALARWQFPGKTIVNGIVHLPLVLPPVVTGYLLLLSFGRRGFAGAFLDHYFGIVFAFRWTGAALACAVMGFPLMVRAMRLSFEAIDLRLEHAAGSLGASPIVTFFLISLPLAIPGIIVGAILAFARSLGEFGATITFVSNIPGETQTISAAIYTYTQVPDGDADALRLTAISIVISLTALIAAELVQRRAERWLARAE, from the coding sequence ATGGATCTCTCCCCGGCGGAATGGACGGCGATCTTCCTCACGCTGAAGATCGCGATCGTTGCCACGCTCTGCACACTTCCGTTTGGCATTTTTGCCGCCTTCGCACTGGCGCGCTGGCAGTTTCCGGGCAAGACGATCGTCAATGGGATTGTGCATCTGCCGCTCGTTCTGCCGCCGGTCGTCACCGGCTATCTCTTGCTGCTGAGCTTTGGCCGCAGAGGCTTCGCTGGCGCCTTTTTGGATCATTATTTCGGTATCGTCTTTGCTTTTCGCTGGACCGGGGCGGCTTTGGCCTGTGCCGTGATGGGCTTTCCGCTGATGGTGCGGGCAATGCGGCTTTCTTTCGAAGCGATCGATCTGCGTCTCGAACATGCGGCGGGCTCGCTCGGCGCCAGTCCGATCGTGACCTTTTTCCTGATCAGCCTGCCGCTCGCCATTCCGGGCATTATCGTCGGCGCGATTCTGGCCTTTGCAAGGTCGCTCGGCGAATTCGGCGCCACCATCACGTTCGTGTCGAATATTCCAGGCGAGACGCAAACCATATCGGCGGCGATCTATACCTATACGCAAGTGCCGGACGGCGATGCCGATGCCTTGCGCCTGACCGCGATTTCGATTGTCATCTCCTTGACAGCATTAATTGCAGCGGAACTCGTTCAGCGGCGTGCCGAGCGATGGCTTGCGAGAGCCGAATGA